Proteins co-encoded in one Thermodesulfobacteriota bacterium genomic window:
- a CDS encoding sugar ABC transporter permease, which translates to MGEDRTLRELLRGYAFLGPLVAFLLAFVLAPVIGTCIDSLYRDVTFLPRAFIGPENYVSLWSDPAFRQSLRFTVLFALASVPLELLLGLAFALLLNRPSPARGALRAFVLIPWAVPAAVSGKVFELICNFRFGPANYLVQRLGLADAPVNWLGSPEGAFLAIVAADVWKTTPFVAILLLAGLSAIPEELYRQAEVDRAGPLQRFTRITLPLLRPVVVVALLFRTIDALRVFDLAFVLTRGGPGGSTTPLSMYGYDAFTGGDMGYGSAVSVVLFLVAFALSVAYVRIGRFGREMS; encoded by the coding sequence ATGGGCGAAGACAGGACACTTCGCGAGCTGCTCCGGGGCTACGCCTTTCTCGGCCCGCTCGTCGCCTTCCTGCTGGCGTTCGTCCTCGCGCCCGTGATCGGGACGTGCATCGACAGCCTCTACCGGGACGTCACGTTCCTGCCGCGGGCCTTCATCGGGCCGGAGAACTACGTGTCGCTGTGGTCCGACCCGGCGTTCCGGCAGTCCCTCCGGTTCACCGTCCTGTTCGCCCTGGCCTCCGTCCCCCTCGAGCTGCTACTCGGGCTGGCGTTCGCACTCCTTCTGAATCGCCCTTCGCCGGCGCGCGGGGCGCTCCGGGCGTTCGTTCTCATACCGTGGGCCGTGCCCGCCGCCGTTTCGGGCAAGGTCTTCGAGCTGATCTGCAATTTCCGGTTCGGGCCGGCGAACTACCTCGTGCAGCGCCTCGGGCTGGCCGATGCCCCCGTGAACTGGCTGGGGTCGCCGGAAGGCGCGTTCCTCGCGATCGTGGCGGCCGACGTGTGGAAGACCACTCCCTTCGTGGCGATCCTGCTCCTCGCGGGGCTGAGCGCGATCCCCGAGGAGCTGTACCGGCAGGCGGAGGTGGACCGTGCCGGCCCACTGCAACGTTTCACGAGGATCACGCTGCCGCTGCTGCGGCCGGTCGTCGTGGTGGCGCTCCTCTTCCGCACCATCGACGCGCTGCGCGTCTTCGACCTCGCGTTCGTCCTGACCCGCGGAGGGCCGGGCGGCAGCACCACCCCTCTATCCATGTATGGGTACGATGCGTTCACCGGCGGAGACATGGGGTACGGCTCCGCGGTGTCCGTCGTGCTGTTCCTGGTCGCCTTCGCCCTCTCCGTGGCGTACGTGAGGATCGGCAGGTTCGGAAGGGAGATGTCGTGA